A stretch of Myxococcus hansupus DNA encodes these proteins:
- a CDS encoding DNA glycosylase AlkZ-like family protein has product MLKDLRCIQLDPLDVIGTNADLVALARVDGIARGDVYKHLLPGHAFEHIAKERCLLPVSAFPYYRERAAQLPTWRLEERLARVPEQVLQAVLAELTETGPASAKTLKDHGAVVPLDWSGWKSTARATAMALDVLGARCQVVVCGRAPGGKVYDVPHRALPRHADAAVTQPVDPWALVERVEAAGLLSRASGAHWSSLKHVRTSDLPDTLVREGLLEEVAVSGSPRRYLAPSGFRRRDVPEPDARMRILGPLDAVLWDRELVRVAFGFDYVWEVYKPAAQRQWGWYVCPLLHRGRLVGRLEARVREGTLTVDNVWREQGVKLDDAALDETLARHAAACGATRVKRPRARVA; this is encoded by the coding sequence ATGCTCAAGGACCTTCGCTGCATCCAGTTGGACCCGCTGGATGTGATTGGCACCAACGCGGACCTCGTGGCCCTGGCGCGCGTGGACGGCATCGCGCGGGGTGACGTGTACAAACATCTGCTGCCGGGCCACGCCTTCGAGCACATCGCGAAGGAGCGATGCCTGCTGCCCGTCAGCGCGTTTCCGTATTACCGCGAGCGCGCCGCGCAGCTCCCCACGTGGCGGTTGGAGGAGCGGCTCGCGCGGGTGCCGGAGCAGGTGCTCCAGGCCGTGCTCGCGGAGCTGACCGAAACAGGGCCCGCCTCCGCGAAGACGCTGAAGGACCACGGCGCCGTGGTGCCGCTGGACTGGAGCGGCTGGAAGAGCACCGCGCGCGCCACCGCCATGGCCTTGGACGTGCTGGGCGCCCGCTGTCAGGTGGTGGTGTGTGGACGCGCGCCGGGCGGCAAGGTGTACGACGTTCCGCATCGCGCCCTGCCCCGCCACGCGGACGCCGCCGTGACTCAACCCGTGGACCCCTGGGCGCTGGTCGAGCGCGTGGAGGCCGCGGGCCTGCTGAGCCGCGCCAGCGGGGCCCACTGGTCGTCGCTGAAACACGTGCGCACCAGCGATTTGCCGGACACGTTGGTGCGGGAAGGACTGCTGGAGGAAGTGGCCGTCTCCGGCTCGCCCCGCCGCTATCTGGCGCCCTCGGGGTTCCGGCGCCGCGACGTTCCCGAGCCCGATGCGCGGATGCGCATCCTGGGCCCGCTGGATGCCGTGTTGTGGGACCGCGAGCTGGTGCGCGTCGCCTTCGGCTTCGACTACGTGTGGGAGGTGTACAAGCCCGCCGCGCAACGGCAGTGGGGCTGGTACGTGTGTCCGCTGCTGCACCGCGGGCGGCTGGTGGGCCGACTGGAGGCGCGCGTTCGCGAGGGCACGCTGACGGTGGACAACGTGTGGCGCGAGCAAGGCGTGAAGCTGGACGACGCGGCGCTGGACGAAACCCTGGCGCGCCATGCGGCGGCGTGTGGCGCCACCCGCGTCAAACGCCCCCGGGCCCGCGTGGCGTGA